A section of the Styela clava chromosome 9, kaStyClav1.hap1.2, whole genome shotgun sequence genome encodes:
- the LOC120340034 gene encoding G-protein coupled receptor GRL101-like, translating to MHCSNETHFYCNDGGEPKFIAKIQVCDGSEDCTSSLDECLDRCISSAFSNVNLMISNEHFVSFTWIISLFAVIGNLFVSSRSIRNIFFSKQQLLKHELIIKYLIFNLSLSDLLVGLYTLAICIKNATITKDYCKTDRQWRSGFTCSALGTLLLIGSENSVITLTIITGFRMKTVLRPFAKETSMKMIACLLTLSWVVSIVLGLIPFFNQDFFIDSIWYDRHPLYSTINKKDVVNLSRSLLTKQRFEDDPAIEEKLGTWSLLESLISDLNSTYKVERRFGYYSTHGVCLPTLFPNPNTDTAWLYSLFILIVNFLAFIFIFIGYVKIYRKTREKNAAVSDKLRAELARKMQTKITRIILTDFLCWMPVCIMGFLQVSGINIPYDAYVPVGLIIIPINSALNPFLYSDVPDYVWKKLSPIRSWIYKNIMGRCVRDNFDEKKSSRNRRNVQSGSCRQTYSSTTQLQRVEEIQTSTQRETTF from the exons ATGCATTGTAGTAATGAAACACATTTTTACTGCAATGATGGAGGAGAACCAAAattcattgcaaaaatacaG GTTTGCGATGGAAGCGAAGACTGCACAAGCAGTCTTGATGAATGTCTTGACAGATGTATTTCTAGTGCATTCTCCAATGTTAATTTAATGATCAGTAACGAACACTTTGTTTCATTTACATGGATTATCA GTTTGTTTGCTGTTATTGGAAATTTATTCGTGTCAAGTAGATCGATTCGAAACATCTTCTTTTCTAAACAACAACTTTTAAAACATGAATTAAtcattaaatatttgatatttaactTATCACTCTCGGACTTACTTGTAGGG TTATACACATTGGCCATTTGTATAAAGAATGCAACAATAACAAAGGATTATTGTAAAACGGATAGGCAGTGGCGAAGTGGATTCACATGTTCCGCTCTTGGAACTTTGCTTTTGATTGGATCAGAAAATTCAGTAATTACTCTAACCATTATTACAGGATTTCGAATGAAAACTGTATTGAG GCCTTTTGCAAAAGAAACATCAATGAAAATGATCGCATGTCTGTTGACACTTTCATGGGTAGTTTCCATTGTGTTGGGACTTATCCCATTCTTCAATCAGGACTTTTTCATCGACAGCATTTG gtaCGACAGACATCCATTGTATTCAACTATTAATAAAAAGGATGTTGTAAATCTGTCTCGTTCACTTCTAACGAAACAGAGATTCGAAGATGATCCTGCTATAGAAGA AAAACTTGGAACATGGTCGTTGCTAGAATCTCTAATCAGCGATTTAAATTCGACGTACAAGGTCGAACGTAGGTTTGGATATTACTCCACTCACGGAGTTTGCCTTCCCACTTTGTTCCCGAACCCTAATACTGATACTGCTTGGTTGTATTCGCTGTTCATCCTAATCGTAAACTTCCTGgcattcatcttcatttttatCGGTTACGTCAAGATATACAG gaaAACTCGAGAAAAGAATGCTGCAGTCAGCGACAAATTAAGGGCAGAACTGGCAAGAAAGATGCAAACAAAAATTACCCGGATTATTCTCACTGATTTTCTCTGCTGGATGCCTGTCTGCATAATGGGCTTTTTACAAGTTTCTG GCATCAACATACCATATGATGCATACGTCCCTGTAGGATTGATTATTATTCCGATCAACAGCGCCCTCAATCCTTTCTTATATTCGGATGTCCCTGATTACGTTTGGAAGAAACTGAGCCCCATCAGATCATGgatttacaaaaatatcatgGGACGATGTGTTCGTGATAACTTTG aTGAGAAGAAATCAAGTAGGAATAGAAGAAATGTTCAGAGTGGTTCATGTCGCCAGACGTATAGTTCAACAACTCAATTACAAAGAGTCGAAG aaaTTCAAACCTCAACCCAGCGCGAAACCACTTTTTAA